From Halorientalis litorea:
CTGTTCAACACTGGCCGGACCGTCGCGTACGCCACGCTCGGCGCGGTGATGGGCCTGTTCGGGTCGCTCGTCTACGACGCCGCAGGCATCGCACAGGCCGCCAACGGCGTCCGCGGCGTCGTCGGCGTCGTCGTCGGTGCCCTCGTCGTCGGGTCGGGGCTGAGTTACCTCCGCGGCGGCGCGGGTGGGCCGTTAGCCCGTCTCGACGGCGGGTCCCGGGCCGTCACGTGGCTGACTCGCCGTGTCGACCGCTGGGTGCGCGGGCCACGCATCCTCGGCCTCGGCGCGGTTCACGCCTTCCTGCCGTGTCCGCTCCTGTACCCGGCGTACCTCTACGCGCTGGCGCGCGGCGACCCCGTCGAGGGAGCCGTCGCGCTGGGCGTCCTCGGACTGGGCACGTTCCCGTCGCTCCTGTTTTACGGGACGGTGCTGGCGGCGGCACCGACTGACTGGCTCCGGCGCGTCCACCGCGGCCTCGGCGTCGCCTTCGTCGCCCTCGGGTACCTGCCGCTGTCACACGGGCTGGCACTGCTCGGCCTCCCGGTGCCGCTCCCGCCGGTCCACGACGTGATATACCAGCCGATAGACGCGTTCGTGGACGTGGCCCAGTACTGTCTGCCCTGAAGCCTCAGAGTTCGCCCTTCGTGCTCGGCGTGTCGCTCCGGCGTTCGTCGAGACGGGTGGCGTCGTCCAGCGCGCGGGCCAACGCCTTGAACAGAGCCTCTATCTGGTGGTGTGCGTTCTCGCCGTCGACGCTGGCGTGCAGGGTGAGGCCGGCGTTGGTCGCCAGCGAGCGCAGGAAGTGCCGGGCCATGACGCTGGTGAACTCGCCGACGCGTTCCTGCTCGAACGCCCCCTCGAACCGGAAGTACGGACGGCCCGAGACGTCCACGACCACCTCGGCGCGGGACTCGTCCATCGGGACGGTCCGGTCGGCGAACC
This genomic window contains:
- a CDS encoding sulfite exporter TauE/SafE family protein, whose amino-acid sequence is MTVPASAFTFAPRLELAVFGLVGLLGGAHCLGMCGPLVTVYADRVETGDRLTTRAVRQHFLFNTGRTVAYATLGAVMGLFGSLVYDAAGIAQAANGVRGVVGVVVGALVVGSGLSYLRGGAGGPLARLDGGSRAVTWLTRRVDRWVRGPRILGLGAVHAFLPCPLLYPAYLYALARGDPVEGAVALGVLGLGTFPSLLFYGTVLAAAPTDWLRRVHRGLGVAFVALGYLPLSHGLALLGLPVPLPPVHDVIYQPIDAFVDVAQYCLP
- the hisB gene encoding imidazoleglycerol-phosphate dehydratase HisB, giving the protein MSERTAAVSRTTAETDIDVTLELDGDGEATVDTGIGFLDHMLEAVAEHGLFDLTVQCDGDLDVDDHHTVEDVAITLGQALDEALGDRRGIRRFADRTVPMDESRAEVVVDVSGRPYFRFEGAFEQERVGEFTSVMARHFLRSLATNAGLTLHASVDGENAHHQIEALFKALARALDDATRLDERRSDTPSTKGEL